GCGGCGCCGGCGAGCAAAGTCGACCAGCTCGCGCAGCGTCCGGCGAAGCCGCGCCGTCTCCTGGCGCACGGTGCGCAAACTGTCGGCGTCCTCCTCGGACATCGCCGACTCGTCGAGCAGGCGCAGGTGCATTTCGATGGACGACAACGGGTTGCCCATCTCGTGCGCGATGCCGGCCGCGAGCAACCCGAACGCCGCCATCTTCTCCTGGTGCACGAGGCTCGCTTCGAGCTTTCGCTGCTCCGTGACGACGTGCTCGACCAGCAGGACCCACCGCCTCCCGTCGGCCAGGCTCACGGGGTAGCTCTCGATGCGAAGGACCTCACCGGAGCGCGGTACCGTGTATTCGGCGCCGCCGCGACCGGGCCGCCCGGACTCGAGCGATTCGCATCCCGGACACACGGTGCACCGCGCGGTGTCGGCGACGATCACGTCGCACGCGCGATCGCCCGGCGCGAGAGGGCCGTGGACGCGCTCGGCCGCACGGTTGGCCAGACGCACCCGGAGATCTTGATCGAGCAGGATCAGCGAGGCCGGCGTCGCGTCCACGACGCGTTGAAGGATCGCGCGCGCCCGCTCGATCTCGGCGGTCCGGTCGTCGACCATCTGCTGCAGGTGGCGCATCCGCTCGCGCCGGTTGCGAACCGCGAGCAGGCCGACCACGAAGGCCGTCACGAGGCTGGTGGAGACGCCGCGCGCGATGTGCGTCCAGCGCAGCTGCCACGCGGTCGATACGTAGTGGTCCTCGACGACCTGCCACGCCAGGAACATCAGCAACACGGTCAAACCGGCGGCCAGCCCGAGCGCGGCCAGTTCGCGAGTCGTCCTCACCGCGGCACGCACGCTGCAACCGGTATACCAGCGCCGGGCCCCACGTGGGTGCATTTCTTGCCGGCCGCGACGCCCCGGCGACCCGGACGCGCGGCGCGGCCGGCCGTCGACGGGCGCTGCGCGAAGCCGCTCGGCGGCGCGCGCGGCCACGCCACGCGGGTACCCCACCGCGGTCACCGACGGCACGAAGCCGGCGCCGCCTCGGTCCTCGCGGCCGAGCCGCCGCGGCAGCCGGCGGCCGGGGCGGCCACGTCCCACGACGGGGCCGCCCCGCTGCACGAACGCCAGTGAGGGCAGAAGGACTCGAACCTTCGGCCGGCGGATTAAGAATCCGCTGCTCTACCAACTGAGCTATGCCCCCGTGTCGCTACGTCGGAACCTGTCGTCGATCTACCTGCGCGGTTTACCTGGACTTGATGCCGGCGGGCCCGGGGCGACTCGAACGCCCGGCCTACGGATTCGAAGTCCGGCGCTCTATCCATCTGAGCTACGGGCCCAGAAAAACGCGGCGCTACGAATAGCGCCTCCGAGCCTCCGATGTCAAGCGCCATGCGCCAAGCCGGCACCACCGCCGCTCGACCGTCCGCCCGCCCGTGACAAAAACCGTTTGATTTTATCCGCTTGCACAAACGGCCGGTATGCCGCGCCGCGCCGCCGCCGAGCCGCCGCGCCCGCCGCCGCACCGGTGTCCGGCCGTTGCGCCCGGCGCCGCGAGCGCCGCGCCGTGCTCCGCGGGGCCACGGCGCCAGCCCAACAAGGGGACGCATCGGCCCGGGTCGACCGTCCCCACCCGGCGCCGGCCTGCTTGCGTCCCTGCGGGTTAGGCCGTCCTGTCGCCTGGCGCGCAACGTGCAAACCTCGCCGCCGACAGGCGCGTGCGCTCGCCGTGAAGTGCGGGCCGCCGCGGCGCGCACGGCGGTGGCGGTGTCGTTTCCAGCATATTCAACATGACCCGGGTTCGTTAGAATCCGGGTTTCGGGGGCCGACGACGGCTCGGACACGACCGGGGAGACCACGATGTATCGTTTGTTTCGCTTCGATTGGGTTGTCGCGCTGGCAGTATTGATCGGATCGGGCTGCAGCGGCGGGGGTTGCAACGGCTGCGCCGTGGACCCGTTGCCGCCCGGCGGACTCCCGGCCGACCAGACGATCGAGGGCGGGATGCAGGTGCGCGTCACCCGCACCGGCTTCGACGCGATCGAAAACATCGTCAAGGCAGTCGTTCAGGACTCGTTCGGCGACGGGTTCTGCGTCGGCCGGCAGAGCATCGACGCCTTCGTCGCCGACGGCGAAGCGTGCTACCGCAACGATTGCACGGGCGGAGCTCGCGGCTGTCAGGTCGACGTCGCCCTCCAGAGTATCGACCTGTCCGTTCCGGATCCGAACACGTTCCGCGCCCACGTCGTCGTCGATGTCAGCACCCAGATCCCCGCTCGCATTCGCGTGCTCGGCGTCACCGTCGACAGCTGCACGATGAACGTGACGCTGAACGACGGCGACGTCACCCTCGACGTCGGGTTCTTCACGCGCGCGAGCGACGGCGAACTCGACATCCAACTCCAGAACATCGACCTGGATCTGTCCGGCTTCAACAGCAGCGGTTGCGGGTTCATCTCGAGCGTGCTGGACCTCGTGGTCGACCTGCTCAGCTCGCCGCTCGGCAACTTCCTGGTCGACCTGCTCACACCGACCATCGAAGACCTCATCCGCGGGTTCCTCCCCGATCCGCTCGGCATCGAAGGAGTCGTCGACCTCGGCGCACTCATCGGGTCGCTGTCGCCCGGCACGAACGCGCTCATCGAGACGAAGTTCATCCCGGGCGGCTACGTGTCGCTGCCGGCCGAGGGTCTGTCGCTCGGGGTCATCACCGGCTTCAACGCGGACGAGGACGTATCGACGCGCACGCCCGACCTCGACAACGAGCCGGCGCTGTGCGTGCCGCCGCTGGCAGCGCCCGACTTCGCCGCGCCGCCCCACAACTTGACCACGACGCCGCGCAACACGTTCAAGCTGGACCCGGCCGACGCGTTCCTCGGCATGCCCGACCCCGCGAACGACCTCGTGGTCGGCCTGTCCGAAACCTTCCTGGACCTCACGGGGCACCACCTGGTCACGTCGGGCGCGATGTGCCTCGGCG
The DNA window shown above is from Deltaproteobacteria bacterium and carries:
- a CDS encoding PAS domain-containing protein, with the protein product MQRGGPVVGRGRPGRRLPRRLGREDRGGAGFVPSVTAVGYPRGVAARAAERLRAAPVDGRPRRASGSPGRRGRQEMHPRGARRWYTGCSVRAAVRTTRELAALGLAAGLTVLLMFLAWQVVEDHYVSTAWQLRWTHIARGVSTSLVTAFVVGLLAVRNRRERMRHLQQMVDDRTAEIERARAILQRVVDATPASLILLDQDLRVRLANRAAERVHGPLAPGDRACDVIVADTARCTVCPGCESLESGRPGRGGAEYTVPRSGEVLRIESYPVSLADGRRWVLLVEHVVTEQRKLEASLVHQEKMAAFGLLAAGIAHEMGNPLSSIEMHLRLLDESAMSEEDADSLRTVRQETARLRRTLRELVDFARRRRDEAALVSVSAVIDDALRVLHYDRRMRGVEIDVSCDPDVPPVHVVEDHLVQVVLNLVINALDAMPDGGRLVIDARYAGGKVSLRVRDTGCGMPRHVLDRCFEPLFTTKAAGKGTGLGLSICRDVLRAAGGDIELHSAPGRGTTAVVTLPAARVDVDDVRPARAARDVRLYAEPVVASPTGPRTVH